TATCACCCCGCCCGCCGTCTGAAAGTAATTCTTTACTTACAATAATACCCGAAATGAGAACTATGTCAAGCAAAATTTTCATTTTGGGAATCAAGTCGGGTTGAAATGGCTTTTCATTCAAAGGAATTCGGTTCAAGGCTGAAGAGCGCCATCAAGTCGGCCGGCATCTCGCAGAAGGAGCTGGCCGGCCGCCTGGGCATAAAGGCCAACAGCCTCACCAACTTCATAAACGGCAGGGTGCCTGACGGCATGATGCTGTTGCGGCTCGCCGACGAGCTGGGGGTAACGGCAAGGTGGCTGCTGACGGGACACAAAAAGAGTCCGCCGCCCGATCTCGAAGCCCTGGCACGGCTCATGAGCTGCTGGAAAGACTGGTCTGAGGGGTATAAGAAGTGCTACGGCCAGCGCGACGAAAGTTCGGAGCGGGGTCGTTCGAAGAGGGGCAAGAGGGGCGAATGGGACAGGGGGTTCTTCGAGTTTCCGGAGAGGGGCGTCGCCCTCGTCGACCTCGATGAGATCGGCGAAGAGGATGTGCGCTACGTAAGGAAGCTCATCGACATACTGCACGAAGAGGACGCCGACGTAAAGAAGGCGCTCAAGACGATAATAGACATAGCCGCCGGGAAGGGGGCCCGAAAGGGGTGAGAGATGTCCGGGCCCGGCCGCCTGCGCCGTAGGGTCTCACGCCAGGTTGAGCGGAAGCGACGACGGGTCCTTTCGCGCCGCTTCGAGCACCCGCCTTGCGTAGCGGCGCTCGACCTTGAAGCCGTACTTCTGCGCTCGCCTCAGCGCCTCCCTCATGCGCCTCAGGGCCCAGGGGCGGCGCGTCCCCATGTGGAGCTGGGCCTGGGAGAGGGCGCAGTAGATGAGTCCCCGCCTGTCCCGCGTCTCCCTGAAGAGTCTCACGGCCTCGTCAAGGGCGGCCTCGGCGCGCCCGCGCCTTCCGAGGAGATGGCAGGTCGTGGCCTCGGCCCAGAGCGTGTAGGCGTAGCTCACCTTGTCGCCTATGCGGCGGTAGCGGCTCTCGGCCTTCCTGAAATACGCAAGCGCCTCCTTGAAGTCGCCCTCCATCCTGCGGGCGTTGCCGAGCCCGCAGAACGAGTAGGCCGTGCCAAAAGTGTCCTTGAGCTCGGTGAATAGGGCGTTGGCCTCGCCGTAGCAGCGCTCCGAGCGGTCGGGACGGCCGGCGACGCGCCAGGCCCCGCCGAGCCCCGCAAGAGAGTAGCCCACGCCGCCGCGTTCGCCGAGCTCCTCGAACAGCTCCCTTGCCTGCTCGAAGAAGTCTATGGCCTTCGATATATCCCCCCTTATCCTCATGGTCCCGCCAAGCGCCCAGAGCGTAAAGGCCCGGCCCTGCCGGTCGCCGAGCCTGTCGTAGCCCCGCAGCGCCCGGCGCAGAAGCCCGGCCGCCTCGCGGTGCTCTCCCGTGGCCCTGAGCGCAAGGGCCCGGCCGACAATGGCGTCGAGGACCGCCGCCTCGTCGCCCGTCTTCACGGCGAGAAGCCGCGCCCTCTCGTAGCTGCGGGCCGCCTCTGCGAAACGGCCCACCATGCGCAGCGCGTCGCCGAGGCCGGCAAGGGCCGCGGCCTTGAGCTCCGCGTCGCGGCCCGCGCGGGCCGCCGCCTCCCTGTAAAGGGCCGCCGCCGCGCCGTACCGCGAGCGGGCGCGCTCGGCGTCGGCCTCTGTGAGAAGCCCGTAGGGGTCCTTCACTGTGATCGCTCCCTCTTTCCCTTTTGTCATGCCGGCGTGGACGTGATAATATGTCGGGGAAGTCCTGATCAAATACCCCGAAACCCCTTGAAAGTCAAGGAAACTCTGAGGAAGCTTCCGTTAATGTCCCTTTCGGGGAATTGTTCGGCGGAGCCCGGAAGGTTCGGCCCGCGCCGGGCGGGATCGTTACGCCCTTGCGGCCCGAACCTTCCGGGGTCCGCCCCCGATGCGGCGGGGACGGGAGCAGGCAGAGATTGGCGAGGCGATGGCAGGGCAGGCAAGAAGGCTGCGCTGGAAGAAGAGATTTGCGGAAGTCGTCAGGGACTGGATGAACAGGGAGCGTATACCCGCCCCTGCCCATGCCCTCCTCTACGGGCTCTCGCTCGGCTACGGCGCGGCCGTGGCCGCCAGGAGCGCCCTCTACGAGCGGGGGGTTTTCAGGAGCCGTTCCCTCGACTGCCGCGTCGTGTCCGTCGG
The sequence above is drawn from the Deltaproteobacteria bacterium genome and encodes:
- a CDS encoding XRE family transcriptional regulator; this translates as MAFHSKEFGSRLKSAIKSAGISQKELAGRLGIKANSLTNFINGRVPDGMMLLRLADELGVTARWLLTGHKKSPPPDLEALARLMSCWKDWSEGYKKCYGQRDESSERGRSKRGKRGEWDRGFFEFPERGVALVDLDEIGEEDVRYVRKLIDILHEEDADVKKALKTIIDIAAGKGARKG
- a CDS encoding tetratricopeptide repeat protein → MKDPYGLLTEADAERARSRYGAAAALYREAAARAGRDAELKAAALAGLGDALRMVGRFAEAARSYERARLLAVKTGDEAAVLDAIVGRALALRATGEHREAAGLLRRALRGYDRLGDRQGRAFTLWALGGTMRIRGDISKAIDFFEQARELFEELGERGGVGYSLAGLGGAWRVAGRPDRSERCYGEANALFTELKDTFGTAYSFCGLGNARRMEGDFKEALAYFRKAESRYRRIGDKVSYAYTLWAEATTCHLLGRRGRAEAALDEAVRLFRETRDRRGLIYCALSQAQLHMGTRRPWALRRMREALRRAQKYGFKVERRYARRVLEAARKDPSSLPLNLA